The DNA sequence GCGGGGTCCCGGTCCGGGAGGAGACGATCCCGGTACGGCGGGTGCCGATCGGGCCGGACGGCTCCCCGGACGCCCCGGGCAACGTGATCGGGGTGATCCAGCGCTCGACCAACCTGTCGTCGGCGCGCACCCCGTCCCGCCTCGAGCTCACCTACCTGCAGAGCGCGTCGGACCTGGCGCAGATGGTGGCCGAGGGCCGGTTCCCGTTCCGGGAGGACGAGCCGAGCCTGGTCCGTTCCCCGCGGGTGGGTGACGGCCTGCTCCGGCTCGACCGGTCCGGCCGGGTCACCTACGCGTCGCCGAACGCCCTGTCCGCCTACCGCCGCCTCGGCCTGCAGGCCGACCTCGTCGGCGCCGACCTGGGCAAGGTCACCGCCCAGCTGTGCTACTCCGACGAGCCGGTGGACGAGTCGTTGATGATCGTGGCGAGCGGCCGGGCGCCCCGGGAGACCGAGGTCGAGGCCGGCGGCACCGTGGTCCAGCTCCGCGCGATCCCGCTGATCATCGGCGGGCAGCGCATCGGCGCGCTCGTGCTGCTGCGCGACGTGACCGAGCTGCGCCGCCGCGAGCGGGAGCTGATGACCAAGGACGCCACGATCCGGGAGATCCACCACCGGGTGAAGAACAACCTGCAGACGGTGGCCGCGCTGCTCCGGCTGCAGGCCCGGCGGCTCAACGTGCCCGAGGGGCGGGAGGCGCTGGAGGAGGCGGTGCGCCGGGTCGGGTCGATCGCGATCGTGCACGAGACCCTGGCGCACACGCCCGAGGAGATGGTCGACTTCGACGACATCGCCGACCGGGTGATCGCGATGACCGGCGAGGTGTCCGTCGCTCCGGTCACGCCGCGCCGGGTGGGCTCGTTCGGCGTGCTCCCCTCGGTCGTGGCCACGCCGCTGGCGATGGTCCTCACCGAGCTGCTGCAGAACGCCGTGGAGCATGGTTTCGACCGCCGTACCGGTGAGCTGACGGTGCGGGCGACGCGGAGCGCGGACCGCCTCGAGGTCGTCGTCGCGGACAACGGCAAGGGGCTGCCGCCCGACTTCGATCTGGAGTCCTCGACGAGCCTCGGCCTGCAGATCGTCCGCACCCTCGTGGTGGGGGAGCTGTCCGGTCGGCTGTCCATCGAGCCCCGGGAGGGCGGGGGCACCGAGGTGACCCTCTCCATCCCGTTGCCGGGGTGAGGCACCGGGCCCGGCCGTCGCACCGCGGGCCTGCCCTGGGGACCCGCGCCGCGGACCGGTGCCGTACGGGCCTACCCTAGGGATCGGCTCGCCGGATCGGCGCCGCGGCGACCTGCGCTACGACATCCGTCTCGGTTCCGGCCCCCTGCCCCGGTGAGACAGGGGGACCGGACTGATGTAGGGTACGGCCAAGCTCTGGTCGAGGGGGTGAGGCGCGGGATATGTCAGACGGCGGCGGCGCGGGCGCGCGCACGGGCGGCACGACGCTTGAGGGCGCGGCGCTCGTCCTCGCTCATCCCGCCCCAGACACCGGCGTCCTGACCGGTCTCCAGAGCCCACTTGAGGCAGAGTTCGCTGACCGAGCACTGCCGGCACACCTGCTTGGCCTCCTCGATCTGCAGGAGGGCCGGTCCGGTGTTGCCGATCGGGAAGAACAGCTCGGGGTCCACGTCACGGCAGGCAGCGCGGTGGCGCCAGTCCATGCGTCACTCCTTCGTCAGTGGAGCTCGCGGGCTCCGGTGGGGCCGTACTTTGTGAAGAGTTTCACGAGGCGTGGCAAACGGGGGCCCGAAACGTGTCGTTTCGGGCTTATATGAGGTGATCGCCGAAGGACCTTGCGAGGTTGCCGCTCGCAAAGGTCCTACGTTCCGACGTCAAGATGAGCTTTTCAGGAGGCTCAACCACACGCAAGAGGTTTGGACGAACGTTTTGCCGGTTATGACTGTTGATTGCGTCACACCATTACTTAGTGTAGTCGGTTAGGCAACGACCTGTAACGCATTCGGCACGGACCGGAAGGTGATCCGTTCGCGTTCCCCGAGGTAGTCACCGTCGAGCTGGAACGCGATCGGCCGCGTCGCGACCAGCGTGAACTCCTCCTCGTCGTGGGTCTGCACCAGGTGACGGCCCCGCAGCAGGGTGTCCCGCTCCCGCAGCACCTGCGGCAGCACCCGCAGCATCGTCGGCAGGCCCATGCGCTTGAGCCCGAGCATGTCGAGGCCGGTGGCGAAGCTCGCCCACGGCGTGGGGTTGATCGGCCACGGTCCCGCGTACGTCCACGGCGCGGTGTTCGAGATGATCGCCATGAAGATGCCGTCCTCGGGGCGGTGCCCCGGGCGCTCCAGCCGGAGCGCCGGCGTGCGGCGGTCGGTGAGGAAGAAGTGCCGCACCGCGGTCCGGGTGTAGAGCACCGGCCCGGCCCGGTGGCCCGCGCCGCGCAGCGCCTCCACCGCGCGCACCACCTCGGCGTCGTAGCCCACCCCGGCGCAGAAGGTGAAGTACCGGTCGCCGCCCTCCGGGTCGGAGGCGAGGCCGAGGTTCACGGTCCGGCGGCGGCCCTCCCGCAGCGCCTCCAGCACCGCCCCGGTCGCCTCCACCGCGTTGTTCGGCAGGCCGAGGGCCCGGGCGAAGACGTTGGCGCTGCCCCCGGGGATCACCATGAGCGCCGGTACGGCGGCGCCGTCCGGCGGGGCCGTACCATCGGTCCCGGCCGCGCCGAGCAGGCCGTTAACCGCCTCGTTGATCGTGCCGTCGCCGCCGAGCACCGCCACCACGTCGAATCCCTTCTCCCGGGCGGTCCCGGCGAGGGCGGCCGCGTGGCCCCGGTAGCCGGTCTCCTCCACGGTGAGGTCGACGGCCGCGCTCAGGGCGCGGATGAGGACGGTCCGGGTACGCCGGGTGGTCGTCGTGGCCATGGGGTTGACCAGCAGCAGTGCGCGCATGCCGAAAAGCGTATCGGGGGGTAGGGTTGCCGGATGTGTCCAAGCCTCCGTTCACGCTGGTCATCGCCGCCGCGGTCCTCGCCCTGGAAGGGTTGTGCGTACTGGGCCTCGGCGGCTACGTCGCCGTCATGACCGTGATCGGCCGGCCCCGCGACCTCGCCAGCTCGATCGCCGAGGCGGCGATCGGCGTCGTCTTCGGGGCGGCGCTCATCTGGGTGGCCTGGGGCGCGTTCGGCGCGCAGCGGTGGAGCCGTTCGCCGGGCGTGCTCGCGCAGATCTTCGCGCTACCGGTCGCGATCACGCTGATCCAGTCCGGCAGGCAGCTGGCCGGGGCGGCGCTGCTCGTGGCGGCGCTCACCGCGATCGCCACGCTGCTCGCCCCGCCGTCCACCCGCGTGCTGTACGACGGCGTCTTCCCCGACGGCCCCGCCGAGGACGGCGGGACGGCCCCGCCGGATTCCGGCCCGGCGAAGGGCACGGCGAAGCCCGGGGAGGGGCGTAAGGAGCCCAAGGGGAAGCGCTCCGGCACGGGACGCGGCCGGGACTCCCGGCCGCGCTAGGTCCCGTTCGTCCGCCTCGGCGCCTGCCGTCAGTCCTCCGCGGTGAGGCCCTCGCGGAGCTGCGCGAGGGTGCGCGCGAGCAGCCGCGACACGTGCATCTGCGAGATGCCGAGCTCGTTCGCGATCTGGGACTGCGTCATGTTGCCGAAGAACCGCAGCAGCAGGATGCGCTTCTCCCGGGGCGGCAGCCGTTCCAGCAGCGGCTTGAGCGACTCGCGGTACTCGACCCCCTCCAGCGAGTCGTCCACGATGCCGAGCGAGTCGGCGACGGCGGGCGCGTCCTCGTCCCCGGAGTCCGGCGCGTCGAGGGAGACCGTGGAGTACGCGTTGGCGGACTCCAGGCCCTCGAGCACGTCCTCCTCGCTCATCTGCAGGTGCTCGGCGAGCTCGCTCACCGTGGGGGCGCGGCCCTCGCGCTGGGAGAGCTCGCTGATCGCCTTGGTGAGCGACAGCTTCAGCTCCTGCAGCCGGCGCGGCACCCGGACGGCCCAGCCCTTGTCCCGGAAGTGCCGCTTGATCTCGCCCACGATCGTGGGCGTGGCGTACGTGGAGAACTCCACCCCGCGGTCGAGGTCGAACCGGTCGATCGACTTGATCAGGCCGATCGTCGCCACCTGGGTGAGGTCGTCGAGCCACTCGCCGCGGTTGCGGAAGCGGCGGGCAAGGTACTCCACCAGCGGCAGGTGGAGCTCGACCAGCTCGTCCCGGATGCGCTGGCGGCGCGGGTCGTCGGGGGGCAGCGTGGCGAGCTCGGCGAAGAGCGTGCGCGCGCGCACGCGGTCGGGCACCGCCGCCTGTTCGCTGGAGGGCATGGCACGGGTCCTTTCCATCACACCGGCCCCGCCACGTCTCGACGTTTCCGCAACACGATCGCCATGCGATCAGGGGAATCGGTGACCGCGTCGACGTCGTCGGCGAGCGCGGTGAGAACCATCCACGCGAAGTCGTCGCGGCGCGGCTCGGTGGTGCCGACCGTGCTCACCTCGACGCGAACGGTCATCTCGTCCCCGTCCAGCTCGAACTCGGCGACCAGGTCGGTGCCGGGCACCGCCTGCCGCAGCAGCATGGCGCACGCCTCGTCCACCGCGATCCGCAGATCCTCGATCTGGTCGATGGTGAAGTCCAGACGCGCGGCGAGCCCGGCGGTCGCCGTACGCAACACGGACAGATAGGCGCTCACCGCCGGCATGCGCACGCACACCGCGTCGCGCACCCCCGGTATGCCGACGCCCTGAGCACGCGTCACCGTCTCGTCAGCCACGTTCCTCCTCGTACAAAGCCGCTGACTGCAACCTACCGTCCCCGGGACACCTTTGGTGTCCTGGGCACGCCGACAGGTCGTGATCTTGCGGCAAATGTTCGGGCCCCGAGTGGTCTGTCACCACACGGGGCCCAGGAAAAACTCGGTGACGCGGCCCGGTCAGGCGGCCTGCTTGGTCTCCCAGAAGATCTTGGCGATCTCGTCGATCTTGGAGAGCAGCTCGTCGGCCTTGGCGGGGTCGACGGTGCCCTTGGCCCCGGCGGTGCCCGCGAGCTTGGTCGCCTCCCAGAACAGCTGGTGGAGCTGCGGGTACTTCTCCAGGTGGTGCGGCTTGAAGTAGTCGGTCCACAGCACCCACAGGTGGTGCTTCACCAGCTCGGCCCGCTGCTCCTTGATGATCAGCGCCCGGGTGCGGAACACCGGGTCCTCGTTCTCGGCGTACTTCTGAATGATCGCCTTGATGGACTCGGCCTCGATGCGGGCCTGCGCGGGGTCGTAGACGCCGCAGGGCAGGTCGCAGTGGGCCGACGCCTCGTATCGCGGCCGAAGCAGTCGTGCGAGCATTGGAAGGTCCTTCCTCAATGCCGGAGACTCAGCATGATTTAATTTCTGACCTTACCGGCATCGAAAGGATCACACCGACGGGGATGGGCTTCCTGCGCGTGCGTGTCACCGGCGAGTCGATGCTGCCCACCCTGCACCCGGGGGACTGGCTCGTGGTGCGCCGTACCGCCGCCCCGCGGCCCGGCGATCTCGTGGTGGCCCGCCTGCCGGACGACCCCGAGCGGCTGATCGTCAAGCGGCTGACCGGTGGGGGACCGGAGGAGGGCTGGTGGCTGGAGAGCGACAACCAGCGCGCCCCCGGCCGCCGGGACAGCTGGGACTTCGGCCCGGTGCCCGCCGCGCTGCTGGTCGGCCGCGTCGTGCTGCGCTACTGGCCGCTGCGGCACGGCCTGCGGCCCCGCTGAGGGCCGCGCGGCCGTGCCGCCGGCGATTGCCCAGGGGCCTCAGGATCCCCCGCGCCGCCGGGCGCGGAACCTGGCCACGTTCGCCCGGCTCGCGCAGCGCTTGGAGCAGTAGCGGCGCGAGCGGTTGGAGGAGACGTCGAGGTACGCGCGGCGGCACGGCGCGGCCTGGCACAGGCCCAGCCGGTCGAGGCCGAGGCGGGTGACCAGCGTGGCGAGGCCCATCACCGCGCACACCGCGTACTGGTCGTAGACCCGCCCGGCCCCGGTGAGGTGCATGTGCCAGCCCTTGTCGTCGTGCCGGACGATCTGCGGGTGCGCCGGGTGCCGGATGAGCAGCAGGTTGAGCCGCTCCACGGCGTCCTCCTCGTCGCCCTTCGCCACGGCCTCGAACACGGCGGTGAGCTCCTCGCGCAGCTCGCGCATGGCGTCGAGATCACCCCTGGTGATGCGAGCGGCCTGCAGGCCGCGCCCGGTCTCGCCGAGCAGAGTGCGCAGCCCGTCGAGGTTGCTGAGGTCCTCGTGGTTGACCAGCTTCACGGCAAGGTCGGCGTATGAGCTCAAGTCCACCTGTGCGATCCGTAGCGTAGGGAGGGGGCGCGTGGCGAACGGCACCCGAGAGATGACCGTTTCTTGAGTATCACACGACCGCGCGCCCTGATCATCCCGCCGGGGCGGATGATCCGATCACCCCTCCGGATGGAGCACCCGGCGCAGGAAGGTGCGGGTCCGCTCCTGCCGGGGCGCCCCGATCACCTGCTCGGGCGGGCCGTCCTCGACGATCACCCCGCCGTCCATGAACACCACCCGGTCGGCCACCTCCCGGGCGAAGCCCATCTCGTGGGTGACCACGAGCATCGTCATGCCGTCCTCGGCGAGCTTGCGCATCACCGTGAGCACGTCGCCGACGAGCTCGGGGTCGAGGGCCGAGGTGGGCTCGTCGAAGAGCATGAGCGCGGGGTCCATGGCCAGCGCCCGGGCGATCGCCACCCGCTGCTGCTGCCCGCCGGAGAGCTGGCTCGGGTAGGAGTTCGCCCGGTCGGCGAGCCCGACCCGTTCCAGGTTCTCGATGGCGATCCGCTCGGCCTCGCGTTTGCCGCGCCGCAGCACCCGCTGCTGCGCGATCGTGACGTTGCGCAGCACGGTGAGGTGCGGGAACAGGTTGAACTGCTGGAACACCATGCCGATGCGGCGCCGGGCCGCGTCGATGTCCACGTCCGGGTCGGTGAGCTCGACGCCGTCCACGAACACCTGGCCCGCGGTGGGCTGCTCCAGCAGGTTGACGCAGCGCAGCAGGGTGGACTTGCCCGACCCGGACGGGCCGATGACGCAGACCACCTGCCCCGGCTCCACGGTGAAGTCGATGCCCTTGAGCACCTCGAGGTCGCCGAACGACTTGTGCAGCCCGCGGATCTCGACGGCGTGCCCGGCGGTGCCGCTCGGTGCCGTGCTCGGTGCGGCGCTCATTGCCCCTTCCCCTGGCGTGCTTCCAGCCGCCGGGCGAGATACCCGAGCGGAATGGTGATCAACAGGTAGGTTGCGCCCGCCATGATGATCGGTGTCGGGTTCGCCGTGGCGGAGGCGAGGTCGTTGCCGAACTTGGCGAGCTCCACCTGGGTCGAGGTCACCCCGAGGATGAACACGAGCGAGGAGTCCTTGAACAGCAGGACGAGCTCGTTGGTGAGCGGCGGGACCACGATCCGCACGGCCTGCGGGATCACGATGGAGACCATCGCCCGGCTGTGGCTCATGCCGAGCGAGCGCGCGGCCTCCATCTGCCCCTTCGGCACCGCCTGCAGCCCGGCCCGGAAGGTCTCGGCCATGTAGGCGGCCGAGACCAGGGCGAGCGCGAGCGCGACGCTGCCGTACACCCCGCCGGGGAGGGCGAACCCGGGGAAGGCGATCGGCAGGCCGGTGCCGATCAGCAGGAAGATCACCAGGGCCGGCAGTCCGCGGAAGACCTCGACGTAGAGCCGGGCGATCCAGCGGTACGGCGCGACCGAGGAGAGCCGCATGAGCGCGAGCGGCAGCCCGAGCGCGAAGCCGAGCGCGTACCCGGTCACCGTGTAGATGACCGTGTTCACCAGCGCCACGGTGAACAGCTCGGGCAGCCCCTGCTCGGCCACCTCGAGGTTGAAGAACGACCGCTGGATCGACGGCCAGTCCGCGATGAGAACGAGTATCACCACGACGGCGATCAGCACGGCGTACTGGACGCCGCGGCTGATCCGCTGTCGCCGCCGCGGACTCAGGCGTGCGGTCATGACGAGGCGGGCTGGGGCTCGGTGCCGAACCACTTCTTGTAGATCTCGTTGTACGTGCCGTCCTGCTTGGCGGCCTCGATCGTCTCGTTGACCACCTGGAGCAGGGCGGTGTTGCCCTTCTTCAGGCCGATGCCGTACTGCTCACCGGTGTCGAGGCTGGCGGCGAGCTCGAACTTCTCGGCGACGTCCGGCTTCTTCAGCCAGGTGAGCACCACCGGCAGGTCCTGCACGATCACGTCGACCTGCCCGGCCTGCAGGGCGAACAGCTCCTTGGGGGAGTCGGGGTACTCCACCGGGTCGAAGCCCTTCGACTTGACGTAGTCGAGGCCGGTGGTGGAGGCCTGGGCGCCGAGCTTGAGGCCCTTGGCCTTGACGTCCTCGAGCGAGGTGATGCCGCTGCCCTTCTTCGCGAGCAGCGCCTGGGTGGCGTCGAAGTACGGCACCGAGAAGTCGATGTTCTGCTTGCGCTCCTCGGTGATCGTCATGCCCGCGGCGGCGACGTCGCACCGGCCGGCGTTGAGCGCGGCGCCGCTCTTGATCGCGGCGAAGTCGATGTCGAGGATCTCCTGGGTGACCCCGAGCTTCTTCGCCACGAGGTCCACGATGTCCACGTCGAAGCCCACGACCTTGCCGTCCTGGTTGAACTGGAACGGCTCGTAGGGGACGTTGGTGCACGTCGTCAGCTTGCCCGGGTTGACGAGGGTTACTCCGCCGGAGGACGACTGCGCGGTCGCGCCGGTGTTGCCGGCGTCGCCCGAGTCCCCGCCGCAGGCGGAGAGGCCGGTGACGGCGGCCAACGCGGTCACGGTGAGCGCGAGTACGCCTCGGCGGGGGAATGGGAAGGGCATCGCGGCCTCCTGAACAGCCGATTAACTCATTAGAACGCGGTTATTGTGATATTCGGTGCATAACGGACGGGCTACGTCGACGCGCCAACCCGGACACCGTCCGAGGTCACGCCGTGTGGCACAATCAAGCGACGGGTGACCCCCGTGCCCCTTGATGAGAGACGACCGTCCTCGGCAGGGGCTCCGGCGGCTACCGAAGCCGGATCTTCCGCCTTCCGCGGCGTCTACCGAGAAAGCTGTCCCGATCAGAGTTGTGGGGTCACTGTGACGCCTTCTTTGCAAATGCTCGACTCCGATCCCGCTTTCGCCCTGCACCGTGGGGGGAAACTCGAGGTGCGGGCAACCGTCGAGGTCCGCGACACCGACGATCTCGCGCTCGCCTACACCCCCGGGGTGGCCCGGGTGTGCAGCGCGATCGCGGATGAGTCGGCGCTGGTCAACGACTATACGTGGGTTTCCGGAGTGGTGGCGGTGGTGTCGGACGGCACCGCCGTGCTCGGGCTCGGTGACATCGGCCCCGCGGCGGCGATGCCCGTGATGGAGGGCAAGGCGCTGCTGTTCAAGCAGTTCGCCGACGTCAACGCGGTGCCGATCTGCCTCGACTGCACCGATGTCGACGAGATCGTGGAGACCGTGGTGCGCCTCGCGCCGAGCTTCGGCGGCATCAACCTCGAGGACATCAGCGCGCCGCGGTGCTTCGAGATCGAGGACCGGCTGCGGGCACGCCTCGACATCCCGGTCTTCCACGACGACCAGCACGGCACCGCGATCGTGGCGCTCGCCGCCCTGCTCAACGCGGCGAAGGTGGTGGGCCGTCCCATCGGCGAGATGCGCGCCGTGGTGGCGGGCGCCGGCGCGTCCGGCGTGGCGGTGAGCCGGTTCCTGCTCACCGCCGGCATCGGGGACATCGCGGTCGCCGACAGCAAGGGCCTGCTGTACGAGGGCCGGGAGGGCATGAACCCGGTCAAGGCCGCGCTCGCCCGCGACACGAACCGGGCGGGCTACAAGGGCTCCATCGAGGAGGCGCTCGCCGGGGCCGACGTGTTCATCGGCCTGTCGGGCTCCACGGTGAGCGAGGAGGCGATCGCGAGCATGGGGCGCGACGCGATCGTGTTCGCCCTGTCCAACCCGACGCCGGAGGTGCACCCGGACGTGGCGCGCAGGTACGCCCGGGTGGTGGCGACCGGCCGGTCGGACTTCCCGAACCAGATCAACAACGTGCTCGCCTTCCCGGGCGTGTTCCGCGGCGCCATCGACGTGCGCGCGTCGGACATCACCGAGAACATGAAGGTGGCCGCCGCGCACGCGCTCGCGGACGTCGTCGGCGATCTCGTGTCCGAGGACTACGTGATCCCGAGCCCGTTCGACCGCCGGGTCGCGCCCGCGGTCGCCGCCGCCGTCGCCGAACAGGCGCGCAAGGACGGCGTCGCCCGCCGATAGGGCCCGCGACCGGCACCGGCCGGCGGGTGGTGAGGCGAAAACATACGCGTTTTTGAACGGATCCGTGCCCCCCGTGCAGGACCTGCACGGGGGGCACACGCGTCTTCGCGGCCGAAAACGCCGTCGTGGATTGAGTGAATCGTCGGTAAACGGCGCAAGGCCCGGCCGGGAAGGCCGGGCCTTGCTGAAGCTGGGGCTGGGTCAGAGGTTTGGACCCCCTGAACCCGGGCGGTTCCTCAGGAACTACTTCTTGAGGAGCTCGCCGTTCTTGCCAACGATGCTGCCGGACCAGGTGTTGGCGGCGGCGTCGTAGATCGCCTTGGTCTCACCGTCGAAGTACGGCGAGGCCACGAAGTCGATCCGGCCGTTGCCGTCGCTGTCGCCGAACCAGCTGATGACACCGTTGACGTAGCCGACGCGCTTGGCGCTGCTGTACTGCCAGATCAGCGGACCACCGTCGGCACCGGCGGTCATCGCGGACTTCAGACCGATGGACTCCTCGGCCTTCAGCTTGGTGTTGATCGCGGTGTAGGTCTTGCCGTACGACCACTTCATGGTCACACCGGTGTACGGCTTGTTGCCGTCCGGGTGCTCGGCGCCCGGGTAACCGAAGGCGAACACCGTGGTGCCGCGCTTCTGGTTCCAGGCGAAGCCCTGGGCACCGACGTTCTTGGCCAGCGGGCCGACGTCCTTGACCTTGCCCACGTAGAAGTGGTCGAGGTAGAACTTGATGCTCTTGGTGGGCTTGATCCACTGGACGACGAAGTACTGGATGTGCCAGTAGTTGCCCCGCTTGTCCTGGATCACCTGGCCCAGGACCTTGCCGGCGGCCTTGTCCTTGAGCAGCTGCTCGTACTGGGCCTTGGTCAGCGGGGTCCACTTCGGCGGGAAGACCTTGGTGCCGTTGGCCGGCTTGACGCCCTTCTTCGGGTCCGGGGCGTTCTTCCACTGCTCCGCGGTGACCTCGACCTCGGACTTGACGGCACCCTTGTACTCGGGGCCGACGACCTCGGAGCCCTCGCTCCGCTCAGCGCGCACCGGGGCGAGCGGGCCGTACTTGTCGAGGATCGACTTGTACTGCTTGAAGTCGATCTCGACGGACTCGACCCACTTGTCACCGGTCCACTTGTCGTACTCCTCCTTGGAGACCTCCTCCTTGGGGAGGATCTGGATGCCGTTGTAGACGGTGACGAAGGCGTAGTCCTTGTCGTAGTCCTCGAAGACCGCGAAGTCGTAGTGGGTCCAGGCCTGCTTACCGACGTAGATGCCCCACGGCGCCTTGCCCTTGTAGTAGCCGGGGACGAAGACCCACTTGTCGAAGACGTTCTTGCCGTCGAAGACGTTGTGGGCGGCGGTCACCACGAGGTTGCCGTACTTGGAGTGGATGGCGCTACCGGACGCCCACCACTTGTTGCCCTTGGAGTCAACCCAGAAGACCTTACCGACGGTCTTCGGCAGGTTGACGTTCTTCACCTTGGTAGCGGTGACCTTGCCGAAGCCGGTCGGGTTGGTCACGCCCGGCTTGCTGTCGGCCGAAGGCCCGCCCTTGACCTGCAGCTTCTCGCCGTTGATCTTGTAGTCGTACTTGTACTCGCGAGCCTGCTTCAGCGCGGCGGCGTTCTCGTCAAGCCAGAACTGCGCCACGGAGTAGGCGTCGGAGGTGGTCTTGGCGAGCATCTCGCTGCTCTTGATCGGAGCAGCGGAGGCGGCGGAGGTGGTGACCAGGGAGGCGCCCAGAACCGCGGACGCGG is a window from the Thermopolyspora flexuosa genome containing:
- a CDS encoding sensor histidine kinase, which codes for MPTLSDLVARHTALDPADVEWMHSLVSDWQLLADLSFADLILWIPLRDESAWLAVAQMRPTTGPTVYHDDVVGTVVAKGERPLLDMAWNERRICREGDPDWSSGVPVREETIPVRRVPIGPDGSPDAPGNVIGVIQRSTNLSSARTPSRLELTYLQSASDLAQMVAEGRFPFREDEPSLVRSPRVGDGLLRLDRSGRVTYASPNALSAYRRLGLQADLVGADLGKVTAQLCYSDEPVDESLMIVASGRAPRETEVEAGGTVVQLRAIPLIIGGQRIGALVLLRDVTELRRRERELMTKDATIREIHHRVKNNLQTVAALLRLQARRLNVPEGREALEEAVRRVGSIAIVHETLAHTPEEMVDFDDIADRVIAMTGEVSVAPVTPRRVGSFGVLPSVVATPLAMVLTELLQNAVEHGFDRRTGELTVRATRSADRLEVVVADNGKGLPPDFDLESSTSLGLQIVRTLVVGELSGRLSIEPREGGGTEVTLSIPLPG
- a CDS encoding WhiB family transcriptional regulator; translation: MDWRHRAACRDVDPELFFPIGNTGPALLQIEEAKQVCRQCSVSELCLKWALETGQDAGVWGGMSEDERRALKRRAARARARAAAV
- a CDS encoding diacylglycerol/lipid kinase family protein, coding for MRALLLVNPMATTTTRRTRTVLIRALSAAVDLTVEETGYRGHAAALAGTAREKGFDVVAVLGGDGTINEAVNGLLGAAGTDGTAPPDGAAVPALMVIPGGSANVFARALGLPNNAVEATGAVLEALREGRRRTVNLGLASDPEGGDRYFTFCAGVGYDAEVVRAVEALRGAGHRAGPVLYTRTAVRHFFLTDRRTPALRLERPGHRPEDGIFMAIISNTAPWTYAGPWPINPTPWASFATGLDMLGLKRMGLPTMLRVLPQVLRERDTLLRGRHLVQTHDEEEFTLVATRPIAFQLDGDYLGERERITFRSVPNALQVVA
- a CDS encoding RNA polymerase sigma factor SigF, whose amino-acid sequence is MPSSEQAAVPDRVRARTLFAELATLPPDDPRRQRIRDELVELHLPLVEYLARRFRNRGEWLDDLTQVATIGLIKSIDRFDLDRGVEFSTYATPTIVGEIKRHFRDKGWAVRVPRRLQELKLSLTKAISELSQREGRAPTVSELAEHLQMSEEDVLEGLESANAYSTVSLDAPDSGDEDAPAVADSLGIVDDSLEGVEYRESLKPLLERLPPREKRILLLRFFGNMTQSQIANELGISQMHVSRLLARTLAQLREGLTAED
- a CDS encoding anti-sigma factor: MADETVTRAQGVGIPGVRDAVCVRMPAVSAYLSVLRTATAGLAARLDFTIDQIEDLRIAVDEACAMLLRQAVPGTDLVAEFELDGDEMTVRVEVSTVGTTEPRRDDFAWMVLTALADDVDAVTDSPDRMAIVLRKRRDVAGPV
- the sodN gene encoding superoxide dismutase, Ni; this encodes MLARLLRPRYEASAHCDLPCGVYDPAQARIEAESIKAIIQKYAENEDPVFRTRALIIKEQRAELVKHHLWVLWTDYFKPHHLEKYPQLHQLFWEATKLAGTAGAKGTVDPAKADELLSKIDEIAKIFWETKQAA
- a CDS encoding S24/S26 family peptidase codes for the protein MGFLRVRVTGESMLPTLHPGDWLVVRRTAAPRPGDLVVARLPDDPERLIVKRLTGGGPEEGWWLESDNQRAPGRRDSWDFGPVPAALLVGRVVLRYWPLRHGLRPR
- a CDS encoding CGNR zinc finger domain-containing protein, which produces MDLSSYADLAVKLVNHEDLSNLDGLRTLLGETGRGLQAARITRGDLDAMRELREELTAVFEAVAKGDEEDAVERLNLLLIRHPAHPQIVRHDDKGWHMHLTGAGRVYDQYAVCAVMGLATLVTRLGLDRLGLCQAAPCRRAYLDVSSNRSRRYCSKRCASRANVARFRARRRGGS
- a CDS encoding amino acid ABC transporter ATP-binding protein, which gives rise to MSAAPSTAPSGTAGHAVEIRGLHKSFGDLEVLKGIDFTVEPGQVVCVIGPSGSGKSTLLRCVNLLEQPTAGQVFVDGVELTDPDVDIDAARRRIGMVFQQFNLFPHLTVLRNVTIAQQRVLRRGKREAERIAIENLERVGLADRANSYPSQLSGGQQQRVAIARALAMDPALMLFDEPTSALDPELVGDVLTVMRKLAEDGMTMLVVTHEMGFAREVADRVVFMDGGVIVEDGPPEQVIGAPRQERTRTFLRRVLHPEG
- a CDS encoding amino acid ABC transporter permease — its product is MTARLSPRRRQRISRGVQYAVLIAVVVILVLIADWPSIQRSFFNLEVAEQGLPELFTVALVNTVIYTVTGYALGFALGLPLALMRLSSVAPYRWIARLYVEVFRGLPALVIFLLIGTGLPIAFPGFALPGGVYGSVALALALVSAAYMAETFRAGLQAVPKGQMEAARSLGMSHSRAMVSIVIPQAVRIVVPPLTNELVLLFKDSSLVFILGVTSTQVELAKFGNDLASATANPTPIIMAGATYLLITIPLGYLARRLEARQGKGQ
- a CDS encoding ABC transporter substrate-binding protein; this translates as MPFPFPRRGVLALTVTALAAVTGLSACGGDSGDAGNTGATAQSSSGGVTLVNPGKLTTCTNVPYEPFQFNQDGKVVGFDVDIVDLVAKKLGVTQEILDIDFAAIKSGAALNAGRCDVAAAGMTITEERKQNIDFSVPYFDATQALLAKKGSGITSLEDVKAKGLKLGAQASTTGLDYVKSKGFDPVEYPDSPKELFALQAGQVDVIVQDLPVVLTWLKKPDVAEKFELAASLDTGEQYGIGLKKGNTALLQVVNETIEAAKQDGTYNEIYKKWFGTEPQPASS
- a CDS encoding NAD(P)-dependent malic enzyme, with the translated sequence MLDSDPAFALHRGGKLEVRATVEVRDTDDLALAYTPGVARVCSAIADESALVNDYTWVSGVVAVVSDGTAVLGLGDIGPAAAMPVMEGKALLFKQFADVNAVPICLDCTDVDEIVETVVRLAPSFGGINLEDISAPRCFEIEDRLRARLDIPVFHDDQHGTAIVALAALLNAAKVVGRPIGEMRAVVAGAGASGVAVSRFLLTAGIGDIAVADSKGLLYEGREGMNPVKAALARDTNRAGYKGSIEEALAGADVFIGLSGSTVSEEAIASMGRDAIVFALSNPTPEVHPDVARRYARVVATGRSDFPNQINNVLAFPGVFRGAIDVRASDITENMKVAAAHALADVVGDLVSEDYVIPSPFDRRVAPAVAAAVAEQARKDGVARR